The genomic stretch GTTCAGCTCGATCTCCTCGGTCGCCATCGACTTGGTCTTGACCGCCATCCGCGCGCCCGCCCGCTTGGCGATCCCGAGGATGATGTCCCGCGCCTCCTCGGCCGTGACCGCGTAGTGGGCATGACCGCCCAGCCGCTCCACGTTGTCGACCAGTCGCTCGAGGTAGTGATCCAGCCGCTGGAGGGTGGCTTCCTTGATCTGGCGGGCCCGGTCGCGGAGGCGCTCGCCCTGGGGGAAGCCGTCGAAAGCCTCCCGCCGCAGCCCGATGAACTTGGTCGTCGCGATCGTCAGCGCTTCCTGCAGGAAGGCGTCGTCGAGCGCCGCGGCGGCCCGCCGCCGGAAGGGGGCCGGGAGATCGCTCACTAGACTACCCTCCTCAAGAGACGAGTGACGTCACTCGCGGGGATACCCAGGTACTGCCCGCTCGGCGATCTTCGATCCTGCAGGCAATGGGCGATCGAGTTTCTTGGACGAACCGCGGTGGATCGCCGATCGTAGGGGGTAACCGTGTTGGCAGCGTTCGGGGAGAGCCTGCATCGCTCGCCGCTCGACGGCCACGATGAGACCCGCTCCCCCGAATCAAATGAAGAGAGGCCCAGACCGGCCACAGGGTGTAGCGCCAGGGGCAACTGAAGCCCGGAGCGCCTGTCAGTGAGCGACCGGCAGGACCTCTCACCTCGCAGTGTCTCGCGGGCCCCGGGAGGAGCGCAATGACATTCTTCGTCGGCCTCGACTGGGCGAGCCGGACGCACGCCGTCTGCGTCCTCGCCGACAACTCCCGCCATGCCTCGCCCTGGGCAGCGGCGACCTACACCGCCGTGCGTCGGCGGGGCTGTGATCATCCCCATGCGATCCGCATCCTGGCCCGCGCGTGGGTTCGCGTCCTGTGGCGCTGCTGGCAAGACCGCCGTCCCTGCGACTTCACCCTTCACCGTGCCGCCCAGCGCTTGGCCGCCGCGTGACCACTCGAGGGTTGACACAGGGTGTCTCATCGCGCCTCCCCCTCCAGCAGTTCGGCCAGGTGCAGGGCCCGGACCTTCGACCCCCGCCGGCTCAGCCCGCCGCTCATCTGCATGAGACACCCGGCGTCGCAGGCGACCACGCAGGTCGCGCCCGTCGCCTCGATGTTGACCAGCTTCTTGTCGAGGATGGCCGTCGACACCTCGGGCAGCCGCACCGAGAAGGAGCCGCCGAAGCCGCAGCACTCGTCGCCGCCGGGCAGCTCCACGAACTCCGCGCCCGCCAGCCCTTTGAGGATGGCGCGTGGGCTGGCGGCTTCCCCGAGGCCGCGCAAGAGGTGGCATGAGTCGTGGTAGGTGACGCGCCCGGGCACGGCGCTCCGAAACTCCGTCCGGCCCAGGACCGACACCAGAAACTGGGAAAGCTCGAACGTGCGGCTCGCCAGGCGCTCGGCCTCGGCCCGGAGGCCGGGCTCGCGCACGAGGCCCGGATACTCGTGCCTGACCATCCAGGCGCAGGAGCCCGACGGCACGACGACGTGTTGAGAATCGCGGAACAATGGGATCGTCCGCCGCGCGACCTCGGCCGCCTCGGCGTGATAGCCGGAGTTGAACAGGGGCAGGCCGCAACAGGTCTGGCCGCGGGGGAAGTCGACGTCGACGCCCAGGCGCCGCAGCAGGCGGACGATGCGGATGCCGACCTCGGGATAGAACATGTCCCCCAGGCACGTGACCATCAGCGAGGCCCTGATCGGAGCCTTTCCGGGTTCGCTCATAGGTCGGAGGGGCCCTGGGAGCCCTCTTCGAGGCCTCCCCCAGTACGGGGTTCGCTCATGCGCTGTGGGGCGGCGGGGGCGTGACGACGACGAGGGCCAGCAGCGGTGTCGTCCCCGTGTTGGCCAGGCCGTGGGCGGTCCCGGCCGGAGCCACCACCGCCTCGCCCGCGTCCACCGTCTCCTCCCGCCCGTCCAGGAAGACGCGCCCGCGTCCCTCGAGGACGAAGTAGATCTTGTCCTGGTCCTGATGGGCGTGCGGCTTCTGCTCCTGCCCCGGTGCCAGGCAGTAGAGGTCGAGCTGGGTGCGCGCCGTCGTCGCCAGCGCGATCTTCGCCATCTTGTCCGGACGGAACTCCGCGAGTTCCCTCACTCGGATCTTCATGTCGGCCTCATGCCGTGAGCGCGCGGGCCACCAGCTCGACCGGGTGGACCACCTCGATGTCGAGCCCCCGTGCGCGACATCCCTTCGCGATCTGGAGCAGGCAGCCCGGGTTCGCGGCGGCCACGACCCGGGCTCCCGTCGCGAGGATGCGCGAGATCTTCATGTCCAGCAGCCGCTCGGCCATCTCTGGCTCGACGAGATTGTAAACGCCGGCGCTCCCGCAGCAGAGCTCGCTGTCGGCCAGCGGGACGAGTCGCAGGCCCGGAACGCGGGCCAGCAGGGCGCGGGGCTCGCTCCTCAGCTTCTGGCCGTGAGCCAGGTGGCAGGCATCGTGGTACGTCACCGTCGTCTCCAGCCGGCCGAGCGGCAGCTCGACGTCGACGAGGAGCTGGCTGACGTCTCTCACGCGTCGAGCGAGCGCTCCGACCTCGGCGGCCTCGGGCAGCCAGTGGCCGTACTCCTTCATGGCCGACCCGCAACCCGCGGCATTGGTGACGACGTAGTCGAGGTCCCCGGCGAACTGCGCCGCCAGGGCCCGGGCACGTCGCCGGAACGCTTCGAGCCGCCCCCCGTGCAGATCGAGCGCGCCACAGCAGCCCTGCCCGCGCGGCACGACGACGTCCCAGCCGGCGAAGCTCAGCAGGCGGGCCGTGTCGCGGTTCACCCGCGGGTACAGGTGGCGCTGCACGCAGCCGGTCAGCAGCCCGACGCGCCCGCGGCGCCGACCCCGGGCGGGAATCAGCGCGGGCAGCGGATCGCGCTGCGGCACCGGGGGCAGCAGCGCCTCCATCGCCGCCAGGCGCGGCACCAGACGCAGCAGGCCACTGGCGCGGATCAGGCGCTGAAGCCCGAGGCGCTGAGAGAGGCGTAAGGCGCCGAGGAGCAGGCCCACGCGGCCGGGATGGGGGAACACGGCGAAGACCAGCCGCTTGAGCAGGCGCGGTTGAGACGACAGCCCGCGGCGCGCCAGCTGCGAGCGCGTGGCCTCCATCAGGGCGCTGAAGGGCACCCCCGCCGGGCAGGCGCTCTCGCACGCGCGACAGCCGAGGCAGAGATCCATGTGGCGCGCGAAGGCTTCCGTCGGCTCGAGCCGCTCCTCGGCGGCGGCCCGCATGAGGTAGATGCGCCCGCGGGGTGAGTCCATCTCCTCGCCGAGCACGCGGTAGGTCGGGCACTGCGGCAGGCAGATGCCACAATGCACGCACGCGCGGATCCCGTCCAGGCTGGGGAGGTCGGGCGCGGTGAAAGCTCCCAGTCGAGCACCACTCATCACAGGCCCCCGACGAAGCGGCCGGGATTCAACAGGCGCTGGGGATCGAACTCGTCCTTCAGCGCGCGCATGAGCGTGAGCGCCGCGGGGTCGATCGCGCCCCAGGGATCCACGCCGGCCCGGAGGACGGCCGGCCCGCTCTGGATCACCACGCTGCCCTCGAAATCGCCGACGAACGCCCGCAGCCGCTCGACGAACCCGGCGGCGGCCTCCAGATCGGCGCCCGTGAGCGTGAGCGTGACCCGGAGCGTCCCCAGCGCCGCGCAGCCGGTGATCATCAGGGCGGCGTCCGAGCCCAACCCATCGTGGCCGCGCTCGATCAGGTCCACCGTGTCGGCGAGGCGGCTCGTCAGCGACGCGACCTGGAGCACCATCTGCCCGTCGCTCCTCGTGAAGGCGCGGTCGTAGCGCTCCCAGAAGGCCGCGGGCGCGCCGGCGGCCCCGCCCCCCGCCCGGCGGGCGAAGTCCTCGACCAGCGCGCCCTGATCGCGCACGGCGGCCTCGACGCTTCCAATCGCGACGGCGACGGCGGCCCGGGCCGGGGTGGCGGCGCATGCGCGCAGGGCCGCTTCATTCAGAAGCTCGACGCGGCTCGGCTGCAGCGGCGAGTCCAGTACGCGCGCGACGAACGCCTGGGCCGCCCCCGTGGAGGGAAAGGCGGCGAGCCACGTCAGCTCGGACTCGGGCATCGGGTGCAGTCGAAGCGTGAGCTCCGTGAGCACGCCGAGGGTACCGAGCGATCCGACCATCAGCTTGGGCACGTCGTAGCCGGTCACGGACTTCACCACCCGGGAGCCACCCCAGGTGGACACGCCGCCGGCCGCGACGAAGCGCACACCCAGCAGGAGATCGCGGAGGGTGCCGTAGCGGGCCCGGAGCGGACCGTGGGCGTTGGTGGCGACGAGGCCGCCGATCGTCCGCGACTGCCAGGCCGGCGGATCCACCGGAAGCCACTGGCGCCGGGCGGCCAGCCGCGCGGCCAGCGCTCCGGCGGTGATTCCCGCCTCCACGCTCACGGTGAGATCGTCGGGGTGGTCTTCGATGATCCTCGTCAGGCCACGCATGTCGAGCACGGCGTCCAGCCGCACGGGGGGACGACCCAGATCGAGGGCGCTGCCGCTGCCCCGCGCCACCACCGCGAGCTTCTCGTCGTGAGCCAGCGCCAGGACGGCGGCCACCTGCTCCAGCGCCGCCGGGCTCACCACCCACCGCGGCGCGTGCCCGTCGATGGCCGCCGCGGCCAGGAGGCGGGGCTCGGCGCTCACGCGCTCACGGCCGACGATCTCGGCAAGGGTGCCCTCCAGGGACCGGGTGGAGACACTCATCACGCAGGCTCGCTAGATCCAGCTTCCGGTGGGCAGGACCGGACGCGATGGCCTGAATCCCTCGCCGCAGGCCGGGTGGGACGGCAGCAGCTTCTCGGGATTCATGATCCCGCCGGGATCGAAGACGCGCCGCAGGCGGTACATGAAGTTCAGGTCGGCCTCGGCGTACTGGAGCGTC from Candidatus Methylomirabilota bacterium encodes the following:
- a CDS encoding LUD domain-containing protein — translated: MSDLPAPFRRRAAAALDDAFLQEALTIATTKFIGLRREAFDGFPQGERLRDRARQIKEATLQRLDHYLERLVDNVERLGGHAHYAVTAEEARDIILGIAKRAGARMAVKTKSMATEEIELN
- a CDS encoding (Fe-S)-binding protein, with amino-acid sequence MVTCLGDMFYPEVGIRIVRLLRRLGVDVDFPRGQTCCGLPLFNSGYHAEAAEVARRTIPLFRDSQHVVVPSGSCAWMVRHEYPGLVREPGLRAEAERLASRTFELSQFLVSVLGRTEFRSAVPGRVTYHDSCHLLRGLGEAASPRAILKGLAGAEFVELPGGDECCGFGGSFSVRLPEVSTAILDKKLVNIEATGATCVVACDAGCLMQMSGGLSRRGSKVRALHLAELLEGEAR
- a CDS encoding cupin domain-containing protein is translated as MKIRVRELAEFRPDKMAKIALATTARTQLDLYCLAPGQEQKPHAHQDQDKIYFVLEGRGRVFLDGREETVDAGEAVVAPAGTAHGLANTGTTPLLALVVVTPPPPHSA
- a CDS encoding (Fe-S)-binding protein; protein product: MSGARLGAFTAPDLPSLDGIRACVHCGICLPQCPTYRVLGEEMDSPRGRIYLMRAAAEERLEPTEAFARHMDLCLGCRACESACPAGVPFSALMEATRSQLARRGLSSQPRLLKRLVFAVFPHPGRVGLLLGALRLSQRLGLQRLIRASGLLRLVPRLAAMEALLPPVPQRDPLPALIPARGRRRGRVGLLTGCVQRHLYPRVNRDTARLLSFAGWDVVVPRGQGCCGALDLHGGRLEAFRRRARALAAQFAGDLDYVVTNAAGCGSAMKEYGHWLPEAAEVGALARRVRDVSQLLVDVELPLGRLETTVTYHDACHLAHGQKLRSEPRALLARVPGLRLVPLADSELCCGSAGVYNLVEPEMAERLLDMKISRILATGARVVAAANPGCLLQIAKGCRARGLDIEVVHPVELVARALTA
- a CDS encoding FAD-binding oxidoreductase; amino-acid sequence: MSVSTRSLEGTLAEIVGRERVSAEPRLLAAAAIDGHAPRWVVSPAALEQVAAVLALAHDEKLAVVARGSGSALDLGRPPVRLDAVLDMRGLTRIIEDHPDDLTVSVEAGITAGALAARLAARRQWLPVDPPAWQSRTIGGLVATNAHGPLRARYGTLRDLLLGVRFVAAGGVSTWGGSRVVKSVTGYDVPKLMVGSLGTLGVLTELTLRLHPMPESELTWLAAFPSTGAAQAFVARVLDSPLQPSRVELLNEAALRACAATPARAAVAVAIGSVEAAVRDQGALVEDFARRAGGGAAGAPAAFWERYDRAFTRSDGQMVLQVASLTSRLADTVDLIERGHDGLGSDAALMITGCAALGTLRVTLTLTGADLEAAAGFVERLRAFVGDFEGSVVIQSGPAVLRAGVDPWGAIDPAALTLMRALKDEFDPQRLLNPGRFVGGL